A genomic window from Anaerolineae bacterium includes:
- a CDS encoding ubiquinone/menaquinone biosynthesis methyltransferase yields MTFTSPVEKKQYVKTMFARIAHRYDLMNRLMTGGQDVRWRRLLLEQASLSPGGRLLDIAAGTGDITFMALKQYPHLARVVGADFTLPMLHVAQQRRRKQRWSNPKLAELLSWSGADTLHLPFADNAFDAVASGFLLRNVTSVSQALAEQRRVCRVGGRVLILDVPRPADNLWGSVFCFYFHHVVPLLGGFITGQRDAYSYLPASADAFLRPAELQVEMESVGLREVKYTLLMFKTVALHVGVK; encoded by the coding sequence ATGACTTTCACTTCCCCGGTTGAAAAAAAACAATACGTTAAAACTATGTTCGCCCGCATTGCCCATCGGTATGATTTAATGAATCGGCTAATGACCGGCGGGCAGGATGTCCGCTGGCGGAGATTGTTGCTTGAGCAAGCGTCATTATCGCCCGGCGGCAGGCTGTTAGACATTGCCGCCGGCACCGGCGACATTACTTTTATGGCCCTGAAACAATACCCTCATCTGGCGCGCGTTGTTGGGGCGGATTTTACCTTGCCCATGCTGCATGTGGCCCAACAGCGCCGGCGGAAACAAAGGTGGTCAAACCCAAAGTTGGCCGAGCTATTGAGTTGGAGTGGAGCCGATACGCTTCATTTACCCTTTGCCGATAATGCGTTTGACGCTGTGGCCAGTGGGTTTTTGCTGCGCAACGTAACCAGCGTCTCCCAGGCCCTGGCCGAGCAAAGACGAGTCTGCCGGGTTGGGGGACGGGTTCTGATTTTGGATGTTCCGCGCCCGGCGGATAATTTATGGGGCAGTGTATTTTGTTTCTATTTTCACCACGTTGTGCCTCTCCTGGGCGGCTTCATTACCGGCCAGCGAGATGCCTATAGTTACCTGCCCGCTTCCGCCGACGCCTTCTTACGTCCCGCTGAATTGCAAGTTGAAATGGAAAGCGTGGGGCTGCGGGAGGTAAAATATACGCTGCTAATGTTTAAGACCGTGGCCTTGCATGTGGGGGTCAAATGA